GTCACCTCGGACGACTGCGAGACCCCGAGGGCGCGCAGGAGCAGCTCGGCGACGTCGACGCGATCTGCATCCCCGGCGGCTTCGGCGACCGCGGTGTGGACGGCAAGGTCGCCGCCATCACCTACGGCCGCGAGAACCGGATCCCGCTGCTCGGCCTCTGCCTGGGCCTGCAGTGCGTGGTCATCGAGGCCGCCCGCAACCTGGCCGGCCTGCCCGAGGCGAACTCCACCGAGTTCGACCCGACCGCCAAGTACCCCGTCATCTCGACCATGGCCGAGCAGCTCGCCATCGTCGACGGCAAGGGCGACCTGGGCGGCACCATGCGACTGGGCCTGTACCCGGCGAAGCTCGCCGAGGGCTCCGTCGTGCGCGAGGTCTACGGCGGCGAGCAGTACGTCGAGGAGCGCCACCGCCACCGCTACGAGGTCAACAACGCCTACCGCGCCGACCTGGAGAAGACCGGCCTGCAGTTCTCCGGCCTGTCCCCGAAGGGCGACCTGGTCGAGTACGTCGAGTACCCGCGCGAGGTGCACCCCTACCTGGTCGCCACCCAGGCGCACCCCGAGCTGAAGTCCCGCCCGACCCGCCCGCACCCGCTGTTCGCGGGCCTGGTCGCGGCGGCAATCGACCGCAAGGTCGGCTGACGGCCCGTCGGACCGCCGTGAAGCCGCCCTCCCGGGAGCATTCGCTCCCGGGAGGGCGGCTTCGTCGTGTCGGGGGAGGGTCGTCCGGTAGATTGTGTCTATCTGACGAGAAGGGGTGTGGTGGCTGTGGCCGGGATTCGTGACGCCGCGGAGCAGTGGGAGGTCCGGGACGGGCGGACGCCGTTCGAAGGGAAGGTGACCGGCGTCCGCAGCGAGCAGGTGCGGATGCCCGACGGGAGCTGGGCCCAGCGCGACTACCAGCTCCACCCCGGGTCCGTCGCGGTGCTCGCCGTGGACGACGCCGGACGGGTGCTGACCCTGCGCCAGTACCGGCACCCGGTGCGCCACCGCCTCTGGGAGCTGCCCGCCGGGCTGCTCGACGTGCCCGGCGAGAACCCGCTGCACGCGGCTCAGCGGGAGCTCTTCGAGGAGGCCCACTGCAAGGCCGGGCAGTGGCGCGTCCTGGTCGACTTCTTCACCTCGCCCGGCGGCAGCGACGAGGCCGTCCGGCTGTTCCTGGCGACCGGCCTCTCCGAGGCCGACGGCGAGAAGTACGCCGCGCACGGTGAGGAACTGGAGCTGGAGGCCGCCTGGGTCCCGCTCGACGAGCTGGTCGACCTGGTCCTGGCCGGCGAACTCCACAACCCCACCCTGGTCACCGGCACCCTCGCCCTGCACGCCGCCCGCACCCGCGACGCCCTCGACACCCTCCGCCCCGCCGACGCCCCCTGGCCCGCCCGCCCGTTCTGAGACGAACGCCCGTGTCGTCGCAGGCCCCCGCTGGGCCGACCCGGTGATTCGGCGGCTGGTCATACCGGGGCGTCTCGGCTGGGCGGGGTGCTCGAACTACGCTTCGCGGACAGGGTTCGGGTTCGCTGGGCGACGGGTCGGGAGTGGCACGGGTGGCGAGGAAGACGGCGGCGGTGGCCGAGGCGGCCGGGACCTTCGACGCGCTGCCGGTGGGGGCCCGGCCGTTCGCGGGTCGGGGGGCGGAGCTGGCGGCGCTCACGGTCGCGGCGGGCCGGCCCGCGGAGGGCCGCGGACGGCTGCTGGTACTGGCCGGGCGGCCCGGCTCGGGCCGCACCGCGCTCGCGGTGCAGTGGGCCCGCACCGTGGCGGCCGACCACCCGGACGGGCTGCTGTACGCCCGGCTGTCCGCGCCGGACGGCACCCGGGTCGGTCCCGGGCGGGCCGCCCGGATGCTGCTGGACCAGCTCGGCGAGGTCCCGGGCGCGGCGCTGCTGCCGGGCGGCACCGAGGAGGACCCGGCGTGCGAGGCCCTGCGGGAGGTGCTGGCGGCCCGCCGGGCGCTGGTGCTGCTGGACGACGTCCGGGACGCCGGACAGGTGTGGCCGCTGCTCGCGGAGAAGACGGACTCGCTGCTGCTGGCAACCACCTCGGGGCCGCTGATGGGCATCGAGGGCATCGACCCGGTGATCCTCGGCGGGATGGAGCACCGCGCGGCGGTCGACCTGCTGGGCGAGCTGGTCGGCGGGACCAGGATCTCCTGCGACCCGGTGGGCGCCGCCGACCTGGCGGAGGCGTGCGCCAACCGCCCGGCCGCGCTGCGCCTGGCGGCGGGCTGGCTGCGCAGCGAGCCCCGGCTGGCCGTCACCGAGGCCGCGAGCCGGCTGCGCCCCGCCCCGGCGGAGGGGGCCGAGAAGGCGGGAAAGGCCGAGCAGGCAGGCAGGGCCGAGCAGGCAGGCAGGGCCGAGCAGGCAGGCAGGGCCGAGCAGGCAGGCAGGGCCGAGCAGGTCGGCAGGGCCGAGCAGGCAGGCAGGGCCGAGCAGGCAGGCAGGGCCGAGCAGGCAGGCAGGGCCGAGCAGGTCGGCAGGGCCGAGCAGGTCGGCAGGGCCGAGCAGGCGGGCGAGGCCGAGCGGGCGGAGCGGCGGGCGAAGGGCGGTGCGCAGGCTGCTGATCCCGCGCCCGAGACGGTGCCGGTGGTGGAGGGCGATCCGCTGCGCGCGGCGTTCGAGCTGGCGTACCGGCGGCTGCCGGCGGCGCGGGCGCGGCTGCTGCGGCTGTGCACGCTGGCGCCCGGGCAGCAGGTCGACCTGCGGACGGCGTCCGCGCTGGTCGGCTGCCCCGCGCCGGAGGCCGGCGCCTCCTTGACGGCGCTGGCCGAGCTGGAGCTGCTGGAGCGCGAGTCGGCCGCCGCGGACGGCACCGAGCGCTTCCGGGTGCCGGGGCGGCTGTACGGGCGGCTGGTGGAGCTGCGCGGCGAGCTGGACCGGCCGTCCGAGGTGGAGCTGGCCCGGGCGCGGCTGCTGGAGCGGCTGGTGCGGCTGGTGGATTCGGCGCGGCTGCTGCTCGACCCGGCGGCCGGGCCGAACCCGGACCCGCTGCCCGGGCCGCTGCGGCTGCGCAGCGCGGCACAGGCCGGCGGCTGGCTGCTGGGGGAGCGCGAGCAGCTGCTCGCGGCGGTGGCGGACGCGGTCGGGCAGGGCGACCTGGACGGTTCGGCGGGCCGGCTGGTGGCCGCGCTGCTGCGGGCGCTGCCGCTGACCGGCGAGGCCGCGCCCGCGGACCTGCACGCGCTGCACGAGTCGGTGCTGAAGGTCGCCGAGCGGCAGGGAGCGCCGCGCCGGGCGGCCGCCGCGCTGCTGAACCTGGGCGACCTGCAGGCCGCGGCGGGGCGGTGGGAGCAGGCGGGGGAGCGCTACCGGCAGGCGGTCGACCTGGCCCGGGGGGCGGGCGACGAGGCGGGCTGCGCCCGCGCGCTGGAGGGTGTGGGCCACGGACACCGGGCGCTCGGCGATCCGCTGCGCGCCGCCGACGCGTACGGCCGGGCGCTGGTGCTGCGGCAGGCGCTCGGGGACCAGCCGGCCGAGGCGCGGCTGCTGGTGCGGGTGGCGGAGGCGCACACCGCGCTGCGGCGGTTCGAGGAGGCCCTGCGGGAGTACCGGTCGGCGGCGGCGGTGCTGCGCAGGATCGGCGACGGCCGGGGCGAACAGGAGGTCGCGGCGCTGATGACGCGGCTTCAGCGGCACCTGGGCCAGGAGGGGGCTTCGACCGCTTTCGGAGTAGTGTCTTAAGTGCGGAGTTCGCCCCGCAATGTGGCCTCCGGAAGCGTGCAAGCCTACGAACCTGCCAATGAGTCGAGATGATTTAGTCACTTTGGAAGGCTGACACCTCGCCTGGGCTTCATTACACTCGAACTCAGTCGCGCATAGATCTATGCACCGGATGCTCCGTTGTGCCCGCGTGCGCGCCGCCCGCCGGTCTTCCCCGGTCGGACTCCCCATGGCAAGAGGACGTGTTAGCCGTGAAGGTCGGCATCCCCCGCGAGGTCAAGAACCACGAGTACCGCGTGGCCATCACGCCCGCCGGCGTGCATGAGCTGGTCCGCAACGGACATGAGGTCGTCATCGAGGACAACGCCGGTCTCGGCTCCTCGATCCCCAACGAGGAGTACGTCGCCGCCGGTGCGACGATCCTCCCCACCGCCGACGAGGTGTGGGCCGCGGCCGACATGATCCTCAAGGTGAAGGAGCCCATCGCGCAGGAGTACCACCGCCTGCGCAAGGGCCAGACCCTCTTCACCTACCTGCACCTGGCCGCCGACCGGGCCGGCACCGACGCGCTGGTCGCCTCGGGCACCACCGCCATCGCGTACGAGACGGTGCAGCTGCCCAACGGCGCGCTGCCGCTGCTCGCCCCGATGTCCGAGGTCGCGGGCCGGCTGGCCCCGCAGGTCGGCTCCTACCACCTGATGCGTCCGGCCGGCGGCCGCGGCGTGCTGCCCGGCGGCGTGCCCGGCACCCACCCGGCGAAGGCGGTCGTCATCGGCGGCGGCGTCTCCGGCTGGCACGCGGCCACCATCGCCATCGGCATGGGCTACGACGTGACCCTGCTGGACCGCGACATCAACAAGCTGCGCGAGGCCGACAAGATCTTCGGCAACAAGATCAAGGCGATCGTCTCCAACTCCTTCGAGCTGGAGAAGGCCGTGATCGAGGCCGACCTGGTGATCGGCGCCGTGCTGATCCCGGGCGCCAAGGCCCCCAAGCTGGTCACCAACGAGCTGGTCTCCCGGATGAAGCCGGGCTCCGTGCTCGTCGACATCGCCATCGACCAGGGCGGCTGCTTCGAGGACTCGCACCCGACCACGCACGCCGAGCCGACCTTCGAGGTCCACAACTCGGTCTTCTACTGCGTGGCCAACATGCCGGGCGCCGTCCCGAACACCTCCACCTACGCGCTCACCAACGCCACCCTGCCGTACGTGGTGGAGCTGGCGAACCGCGGGTGGAAGGAGGCGCTGCGCCGCGACGCCGCGCTCGCCAAGGGTCTGAACGTGCACGAGGGCCAGATCACCTTCCCGGCGGTCGCCGAGGCGTTCGGCCTGGAGTCGGTCTCCCTGGAGAGCGTGCTCGCCTGACACCCCCTCACGTGCTGTCGCCCCCGGCCGTCGTTCCGCGTCGCGCCGGGGGCTTCGGCATGCCCTGCGCGGGTACGGGGGAGAAGCGAGGACGACGGGGCGGTGTCCACGGGCGGTCAATTCCGATGCGGTTTGTCACCCGCTCTGTCGACAAGGACACCTGACGGGCCCTCATGGCCCGTCGCCCGCGCGGAAACGTTAGGGTCATCTCTTGACACGGGGTGGGTGACAGGCCGACACATGCGGCCCACTACCGTGGATTGTGTTGCTGCGAATGCCCGAAACGGCCTAGAGTCGCAAACCGTTGGCATGCTGCCACGCTGACGAATCGACATAGAGTCCTGGACGTCCAAGGAGGTAAGACGACTTGTGAATGAGTCGACATTTGCTCCCGGGGGTGGTCAGCCAGGACTGGCGGAGCTCTCCGCCGGGCAGCCGAACGAGGAAGCCCGGCAGGCCACGGTGGGCGCGCAGGAGGTCGGCTCGGTCGCGGTCCGCACCTTCGAGGCCCGCCAGAGCGCGGCGGCAGCCGCCACCGACTACGACGCCGACTTCGCGGCCTACGGACTGGCCTACAACGAGCTCGGCTACGGGCCCTACGACGACCCGGACGCCGAGTACGAGCCCGACCCGGAGTACGCCGCCACCCTGGCCCCCGACGCGGCCCGCCAGCGCCGCGAGCGGGTCGGACCGACCGGCCGCCCGCTGCCGTACTTCCCGATCCCCGCGCCGCTCGCCGAGCACGGCCCCGCGCAGATCATCGCGATGTGCAACCAGAAGGGCGGCGTCGGCAAGACCACCTCCACCATCAACCTGGGCGCGGCGCTCGCCGAGTACGGCCGCCGGGTGCTGCTGGTGGACTTCGACCCGCAGGGCGCGCTCTCGGTCGGCCTCGGCGTCAACCCGATGGAACTCGACGTCACCGTCTACAACCTGCTGATGGAGCGGGGCCTGACGGCCGATGAGGTCCTGCTGAAGACCGCCATCCCCGGCATGGACCTGCTGCCGTCCAACATCGACCTGTCGGCCGCCGAGGTGCAGCTGGTCAGCGAGGTCGCCCGCGAGTCGGCGCTGGCCCGCGCGCTCAAGCCGCTGCTGCCCGACTACGACTACGTCATCATCGACTGCCAGCCCTCGCTGGGCCTGCTGACGGTCAATGCCCTGACGGCCGCTCACAGCGTCATCGTGCCGCTGGAGTGCGAGTTCTTCGCGCTGCGCGGCGTCGCGCTGCTCACCGAGACCATCGAGAAGGTCTGCGAGCGGCTCAACCCCGACCTGCGCCTGGACGGCATCCTCGCCACCATGTACGACTCCCGCACGGTGCACTCGCGCGAGGTCCTCGCCCGGGTCGTCGAGGCGTTCGGCGAGCACGTCTTCCACACCGTCATCGGACGGACCGTCAGGTTCCCGGAGACCACGGTCGCCGGCGAGCCGATCACCACGTACGCCACCAACTCGGTCGGCGCGGCCGCCTACCGCCAGCTGGCCAGGGAGGTGCTCGACCGGTGCCGCCCCGCCGAGTGAGCCTCCCGGGGGCCGACGAACTGTTCCGGGCAACCGGCGGAATGGCCCTGTCGCCCTCGCTCGCGCGCAACGGCAACGGCTCCCCGAACAGCCCGGCGGGGCAGGAGCCGCCCAAGGCGGGCGAGGCGCCCGCGCCCGCCCGCACCGCCGACGTCCCGGCCGCCAGGCCGGAAGCCGCCCCGGCGGCCGCTGCGGGGCGCGCGGAGGACCCCGCAGAGGCAGCCAGACGGGCGGCCCCGGCCACGGTGCGGGGACGCGGACGGGCCCGCCGCCCGTCCGGGCGGGAACGGCACGACGAGAAGATCACCGTGTACGTGTCCGCCGAGGAACTGATGGACCTGGAACACGCCCGCCTGGTGCTGCGCGGCGAACACGGCCTGGCCGTCGACCGCGGCCGGGTGGTCCGCGAGGCGATCTCGGTCGTCCTGGCCGACCTGGAGCAGCGCGGCGAGGCCTCGATCCTGGTGCGGCGGCTCCGCGGGCGCTGACCCCCGGTCTGCCACAATGGGACGTTATGGCGTTCCAGGTCCGGTTGGAGAACTTCGAGGGGCCGTTCGACCTGCTGCTCGGACTGATCGCCAAGCACAAGCTGGACGTCACCGAGGTGGCGCTGTCCAAGGTCACGGACGAGTTCGTCGCGCACATCCGGGCGATGGGACCGGAGTGGGACCTGGACGCGGCCACCGAGTTCCTGGTGGTGGCGGCGACGCTGCTGGACCTGAAGGCGGCCCGGCTGCTGCCGGCCGCGGAGGTCGAGGACGAGGAGGATCTGGCGCTGCTGGAGGCGCGCGACCTGCTGTTCGCGCGACTGCTGCAGTACCGGGCGTACAAGCAGGTGGCGAACCTGTTCGCGGAGCGGTGGGCGGCGGAGTCGCTGCGCCGGCCGCGGACGGTGGGACTGGAGCCGCACCACGCGCAGCTGCTGCCCGAGGTGGTGCTGTCGATCGGGCCGGAGCGGTTCGCGCAGCTCGCCGCGAAGGCGTTCGCGCCGAAGCCGAAGCCCGCGGTGTACGTCGACCACATCCACATGCCGCCGGTGAGCGTGCGGGAGCAGGCCGCGCTGGTCGTCGAGCGGCTGAGCGCGCTCGGCGAGGCGACGTTCGGACGGCTGGTCGCGGACGCCGAGAACACCCTGGTGGTAGTGGCCAGGTTCCTGGCGCTGCTGGAGCTGTACCGCGAGAAGGCGCTGGCGTTCGAGCAGCCGCAGGCCCTGGAGGAGCTGCTGGTGCGCTGGGTCGCCGAGACCGATCGGACGGTCGAGGTGACCGACGAGTTCGACCGCCCGGCGGGCGGCGGCGAGGAAGGCGGAACGCGATGACGGAACGGCAGCCGCGCCGGTCGCTCGGCCTGCCCGGGGCGCCCCGGCCGCACGAGTGGCAGGAATCGGCGTACCCGGAGGACGAGGAGCGCCCCGAGCCGGTGGAGCGCGTCCTCGCGCTGCCCGACGCCGAACCGGAGCAACCGGACGAGCCCGAGGGCCCGTTCGGGGTGCCGCTGCGGGCCGCCCTGGAGTCGGTGCTGATGGTGGCCGACGAACCGGTCGCGGAAGCCCACCTGGCCCACGTGCTGGAGTGGCCGAAAGACGAAGTGGCGCTCGTCCTGCGCCAGTTGGCGGCCGAATACACCGCCCAGGGGCGCGGTTTCGAGCTGCGGCTGGTGGCCGGCGGCTGGCGTTTCTACAGCCGCGCGGAGTGCTCCGCGGCGGTCGACCGGTTCGTGCTGGACGGACAACAGGCCAGGTTGACGCAGGCGGCGCTGGAGACGCTGGCGGTGGTCGCGTACCGGCAGCCGGTGTCGCGCGGGCGGGTTTCCGCGGTCCGTGGTGTGAACTGCGACGGCGTGATGCGTACCCTGGTACAGCGAGGACTGGTCGAAGAAGCCGGCACCGAGCCCGAAACCGGAGCGATCCTGTATCGGACGACGAACTACTTCCTGGAACGGATGGGGCTGCGCGGCCTGGACGAGCTGCCGGAGCTCGCGCCCTTCCTGCCCGAGGTCGACGACGTGGAAGCGGAGTCCCTGGAGGGCATGATGATCGCGCAGGCGGTCGCCGCCGCACAGGAGGGGCCGAGGCCGAACCAGGCCGACCAGACGGAAAACGACGTACGGACATTTTGATGCGTAGCAGTGGTGGCAACGGCAGGAACAGCGGCGGCCAGGGCCGGGGCGGACAGGGCGGCCGAGGCGGTCAGCAGGGCGGGGGCCGGGGCGGATCGTCGTCCTACGGCGGCGGCAGCGGCGGCAGCCGCGGCGGGCAGTCCTCGCGCGGCGGCTCGGGCTCGTACGGCGGCAGCGGCGGCGGCAGCCGCGGCGGGTCGGGATCGGGCGGCTCGTACGGCGGGCAGCGCGGCGGCAGCGGTGGCGGCGAGCGGCGCGAGGAGCGCCGCTTCCCGGACCGTCCGCTGCGCCCGGAGGAGCGCAAGTACGACCGTCCCGAGTTCGGCGGCGGCCCGAACGCGACGCCCGGCCGCGGCGCGTACGGCACCCGCAAGCCGGCGCCGGCCCCCCGGCCGCGCCGGGACGGGCAGGGCGCGCCCGGCGACCCGCGGCGCCAGCCGCAGCGCTCCCGGGAGCTGCAGGGCCGGATCGAGGACCGGGTGCTCGCCCGCCACGAGGGCCCCGGCAAGGAGGTCGGCGAGGACGGCGAGCGCCTGCAGAAGGTGCTGGCGCGGGCCGGCATGGGCAGCCGCCGGGCCTGCGAGGAGCTGATCGCGCAGGGCCGGGTCGAGGTCAACGGCCAGCCGGTGCTGGAGCAGGGCCGCCGGGTCGACCCGATGAACGACGAGATCAAGGTCGACGGCCTGACCGTCGCCACCCAGTCGTACCTGTTCTTCGCGCTCAACAAGCCGGCCGGCGTGGTCTCCACCATGGAGGACCCCGAGGGCCGGCAGTGCCTCGGCGACTACGTGACCAACCGGGAGACCCGGCTGTTCCACGTCGGCCGCCTGGACACCGAGACCGAGGGCATCATCCTGCTCACCAACCACGGCGAGCTGGCGCACCGCCTCACCCACCCCCGGTACGGCGTCACCAAGACGTACCTGGCGGCCATCCAGGGCCCGCTGCCGCGCGACCTCGGCAAGACCCTCGCCAAGGGCGTGGAGCTGGAGGACGGCTGGGCCCGCGCCGACAGCTTCAAGGTGGTCTCCAACCTCGGCAAGAACTACCTGGTCGAGGTGACCCTGCACGAGGGCCGCAAGCACATCGTGCGCCGCCTGCTCGCCGAGGTCGGATTCCCGGTCGACAAGCTGGTCCGCACCGCGTTCGGCCCGATCTCGCTGGGCGACCAGAAGTCCGGCTGGCTGCGCCGCCTGACCAACCCCGAGGTCGGCACCCTGATGCGCGAGGTCGGCCTGTAGCACCGGCCGCCGAGGGCCCGTCCGCACCGGCGGACGGGCTCTCGGCGTGTTCGTACCGGCACTTTGCCGGGTCTTGACATGTGAGGCGCACCGCACGGCCTTGCTATCGTCCGGCCCGGTGGCAGAAGATTGCCACCGAAGTTCGCCCCGGCGCGTGGCGGAAGTGCGCCACCGCGTCAGGCCACCGGGCGGCGGGGGAAGGAACCACCACCATGCTCGACGCATTCGCAGTGCTGGGCCTCGGCCGTCCCGACGGCCAGGTGTACGCCGCACTGGTCGTCGCACCGCAGTCGACCGCGCAGGAGCTCGCCGAGCACTGCGGCCTGACCCTGGAGCAGTGCCGCGCGGCCCTGGACCGGCTCGCCGACCAGGGCATGGCCACCCGCGCCCCGGTCGACCGGGAGCGCTACCTGTCGGTCGCCCCCGACGTCGCGATCGGCACCCTGATCGGCCACCGCGAGGCCGAGCTGCGCTCCGCCCGCGCCGAGATGCACCGGCTGATGGACGCCTTCCGGGAGGCGTCGCGGTACACCGATCCGGCGCACTCCGTGGAGGTGCTCACCGGGGGCGAGGCCATCGCCCAGCGCCTGGAGCACCTGATCGAGACCAGCCAGTACCAGATCCGCGGCTTCGACTGCCCGCCGTACGTGCAGGACCCGACCGTCCAGCAGCCCCGGCAGCGGGCCAAGCTCAAGGCCGGGGTGCGGATCCGCACCGTCTTCGACAAGGAGGCGATCGCCTGGCCCGGACGGCTGGAGCAGGAGATCCTCACCGGCGTCGAGGACGGCGAGGAGGCCCGGGTCCGGCCGGTGCTGCCGATGAAGATGATGATGGCCGACGACAAGATGGCGATCATCCCGATCAGCGTCGGCGACAGCGTGCTGGACGCCGCCTACGTCATCCACCCGTCCGCGCTGCTGCAGGCCCTGGACGCGCTGTTCGAGGCTGAGTGGGAGCGCGCCGTGCCGCTGCAGACGGTGCTCGGCGACGGCGAGGGCCCCGGTCCCGACTCCGACCACCTGAAACTGCTCGGCCTGCTCGCGGCCGGGCTCACCGACGAGTCGATCGCCCGCTCGCTGGGCTGGAGCGCCCGCACCACCCAGCGCCGCCTGCAGGGCCTGATGCGCGAGCTCGGGGCCACCACCCGGTTCCAGGCCGGGATGGCGGCCCGCGAGCGCGGCTGGCTCTGACCGGCCGACCGGACTCCGACCGAGGGGCCGCTCCGACGGGCCCTGACGGGCCGTCAACGGCCCCTGCGGGCCCCCGTCAGCTCCAGGGCAGCAGGGCGGACCAGCGCCCGTCCTGGCCGCGCTGCAGCCGCTCCAGGCCCACCACGGCCGTGCGGTTCAGCCGCCCGTAGACGTGCGGGAACAGCACGCCGTCCGCGACGCCCGGCGGCGGACCGCCGGTCGCCGCCTCCCACTTCACCATCGGCTCCACCAGCCGCTCCTCGATCAGCAGCGCCATCAGCGGATCCGGGGTGTCCCGGAAGAACAGGTTGGCCACCGCCAGCACCGTGGCCTCGTCCGGCGAGCAGTGCAGGAAGCCGTCGGTCAGCAGCGAGGCGGCGGTGTACGGCCGGCCCGGGTCGCGCAGCCAGTCGTCCAGCGGAGCGAGGTGGTAGATCATGCCTCCTTTTGTACCGGAGCCGGTGCGCCGAAGGGGCGGTTCACAGGCCCGCGACCTTCGCCGTCGCCGCGATCTCGTACACCAGCGTCAGCGTCCGCCGGCCGCCCGGCGGCAGCGGCACCTCCCAGCGGGCGATGCCCTCGGCGTCCAGCTCCTCCGGCGGCGGCGAGCAGCGCTCCTTGCGCAGCCGCACCTCCACCGCCGACACCTCCGACACCGGGATCCGCTCCCGGACCGTCACCACCCGCTCCGCCACGTCGCCCGGCGCGGAGAACCGCGACAGGTGCAGCCGCACCGTCCGCGTCACCAGGGTGCGCTGACCGCCCAGGCCCGCGCCCTCCCGGCGCTCCTCCGCGTCCCGCACCACCCGCAGCCCGTCCGCGGAGCCGAACGCCAGCCGCACCGGCGCTCCCGCCGCCGCGAACTCCAGCGCGCCCCGGCCGACATGGCCCGAACCCCGGACCAGGTCCACCGGGCCCGCCAGCAGTGCGTGCCCCGAGGCGTTGCGGAACGACACCACCTCCGTCACCGCGTCCGACAGCTCCGGCGCCGCCGCGAACTCGCTGCGCGCCGGCGTCTCGAACACGCTCACCGGCACCCGGTGCGCCCGCCCGTCCGACGGCACCGACACCGGGCCGTCCGCGCGCAGCACCCGCACCTCGCCGCCGTCGTCCACCCCCGGCAGGCCCGGCTCCAGCGGGCCCGCCTCGGCGATCGCCTGCTCGCGCAGCTCCACCTCGACGGTCTTCTTCTCCTGCGCGGACCGCTCGCGCAGCACCAGCCGGTCCTCGGCCAGCGCCGGCGGCTCGCCCGCCAGTGCGGACCGCGCCGTGGAGAGCGTCAGCCGCACCCCCGACCAGTCCTCGCCGGTGCGCTGCCACACCACCGCCCCGGTCTCCAGCCGCAGCGCCCCGCCCACCAGCTCCGCCCGGTACGCCGGACGCCACAGCGCACACGCCGTCAGATGCCCCACCCGGG
The DNA window shown above is from Streptomyces sp. TLI_171 and carries:
- a CDS encoding mucoidy inhibitor MuiA family protein — its product is MSVNDETFPLPVTAVTCLEDRAQVERTAAVELAAGVHRLRLGPVSALAVDRSLHAALLDEDGAPAAAGKVLDVRLVRSWRPPAPVPPGPDDSALRRRVHELERDHLAEQRRQERLQARLALLGQLAADLLREIGEGAALGELEQARWTRELDRVDAERESYGEQLRASRLRSVELAADLAAAEEALARAEEEPAELLAFVELSVECAAPGRFLARVGHLTACALWRPAYRAELVGGALRLETGAVVWQRTGEDWSGVRLTLSTARSALAGEPPALAEDRLVLRERSAQEKKTVEVELREQAIAEAGPLEPGLPGVDDGGEVRVLRADGPVSVPSDGRAHRVPVSVFETPARSEFAAAPELSDAVTEVVSFRNASGHALLAGPVDLVRGSGHVGRGALEFAAAGAPVRLAFGSADGLRVVRDAEERREGAGLGGQRTLVTRTVRLHLSRFSAPGDVAERVVTVRERIPVSEVSAVEVRLRKERCSPPPEELDAEGIARWEVPLPPGGRRTLTLVYEIAATAKVAGL